One window of the Streptococcus parasanguinis ATCC 15912 genome contains the following:
- a CDS encoding response regulator transcription factor, whose protein sequence is MIEIVYIYNVFLIILYTLTLGIVLTYSLNSEKDKKYLFFVVGLYLVFFIFDNLILSMTEIIKDFGNTYNQHFLGVPFVKTVIYLVNNICQFWIVARLRKETPLLTHYCFISITFIWMAFPILNNSPLRVFMYYLPNQLLLIYTGIYARRNLKSLNISSRNKNYLKTISNIGVLFGILIILEDLFVIFNIDSYDLLNLRIQNRNMCEDMFTIAVCYLIIKYILSDWKAISNVEEQLSSFDKSQKIDNPSTLDLFSEKLHLTEREKEILPLLLEHKNNQEIADQLFLSVGTVKTHVHNIFIKLEITKRNQLFEVYNSFENEHPEQ, encoded by the coding sequence ATGATTGAAATAGTTTATATATACAATGTATTTTTAATTATATTGTATACTTTGACCCTTGGTATTGTATTGACCTATTCTTTAAACTCAGAAAAGGATAAAAAATACTTATTTTTTGTAGTCGGTTTATATCTTGTTTTTTTTATTTTTGATAATCTGATCCTTTCAATGACAGAAATAATTAAAGATTTCGGAAACACATATAACCAACACTTTCTGGGAGTTCCTTTTGTGAAAACTGTCATATATCTTGTTAATAATATTTGTCAGTTTTGGATAGTTGCTAGACTGAGGAAAGAAACACCTTTATTAACCCACTATTGCTTTATTTCAATTACTTTCATATGGATGGCTTTCCCAATTCTAAACAATTCTCCATTAAGAGTTTTTATGTACTATTTACCCAATCAGCTTCTTTTGATTTATACTGGTATATATGCGAGACGAAATCTAAAATCTTTGAATATTAGTAGTCGAAATAAAAATTACTTAAAAACTATTTCAAATATTGGAGTACTATTTGGCATTCTAATTATCTTAGAAGATTTATTTGTAATTTTTAATATAGATTCGTATGACTTGTTGAATCTGCGAATTCAAAATAGAAATATGTGTGAAGACATGTTTACTATTGCTGTTTGTTATTTAATAATCAAATATATTCTTTCTGATTGGAAAGCTATTTCGAATGTAGAAGAACAATTAAGTTCATTTGATAAATCACAAAAAATTGACAACCCCAGTACACTAGATCTATTCTCTGAAAAACTTCATTTAACTGAACGTGAAAAAGAAATTCTTCCTCTACTTCTTGAACACAAAAACAATCAGGAAATTGCGGATCAATTGTTTCTTTCAGTTGGAACTGTGAAGACACATGTACACAATATTTTTATAAAACTTGAGATCACTAAACGAAATCAACTTTTCGAAGTATATAATTCCTTTGAAAACGAACATCCTGAGCAATAA
- a CDS encoding protein kinase family protein: MISVNDNAKLLNSIVGIERDYLNYFGKEFAIDYEHLYNDIFDDRLSQLCSSIHYQLVKGLRILNDSINSGRHFWAGPSRDLIKSISLSDRFVNNLKNSGEKVRIVEYYDKVLKKCNSFLSSSGGSSVPDDMSEVELYYELPIFEISDIVEIPNKTIQRFQLKTVGDGSYATVFSFYDENYNKTFALKRAKKNILLKDLERFYLEFDTMKQLHSPYVLEVYSIDKTKNEYVMEYADTSLFKYIKTHNQKLTFTERMNLGYQIIKGFEYLAKKEILHRDISPNNILIKEYDDVKIIKIADLGNVKLSNSMLTSLDTEIRGAFNDYSGLQRVGFSNYNFHFEGFALSKLLYFVLTGRYKDFTKFEYSNLEEFINKGTNPILNQRFSDINELKKSFLKIKSK, translated from the coding sequence ATGATTTCTGTAAATGATAATGCAAAACTATTAAATAGTATAGTAGGTATTGAAAGGGATTATTTGAATTACTTTGGTAAAGAGTTTGCTATTGATTATGAACATCTTTACAATGATATTTTTGATGATAGACTGAGTCAGTTATGTTCTAGTATACACTATCAGTTAGTGAAGGGATTAAGAATATTAAATGATAGTATAAATAGTGGGAGACATTTCTGGGCTGGACCAAGTAGAGATTTGATAAAATCAATTTCATTATCAGACAGATTTGTTAACAACCTTAAGAATTCTGGTGAGAAAGTTAGAATTGTTGAATACTATGATAAAGTATTAAAAAAATGTAATAGTTTTCTATCGTCATCTGGTGGAAGCTCAGTACCAGATGATATGTCGGAAGTTGAATTATACTATGAGTTACCAATTTTTGAAATATCGGATATTGTCGAGATCCCGAATAAAACTATACAACGGTTCCAATTGAAAACAGTTGGTGATGGTTCTTATGCTACTGTCTTTAGTTTCTATGATGAAAATTACAACAAAACTTTTGCATTAAAACGTGCAAAAAAAAATATTTTATTAAAGGATTTAGAGCGATTTTATTTAGAATTTGATACAATGAAGCAGTTACATTCTCCGTATGTACTCGAAGTTTACTCTATTGATAAAACTAAAAATGAGTATGTTATGGAGTATGCTGACACTTCACTTTTTAAATATATAAAGACTCATAATCAGAAATTGACTTTTACCGAGAGAATGAACCTAGGTTATCAAATAATAAAAGGATTTGAGTATCTAGCTAAAAAAGAGATACTTCATAGAGATATATCACCTAATAATATTTTGATTAAAGAGTATGATGATGTAAAAATTATTAAAATTGCTGATTTGGGGAATGTAAAGTTAAGTAATAGCATGTTAACATCTCTAGATACAGAAATAAGAGGTGCATTTAATGATTATTCAGGCCTCCAACGAGTTGGGTTTAGTAATTATAATTTTCATTTTGAAGGTTTTGCTTTGTCAAAATTATTATACTTTGTCTTAACTGGAAGATATAAAGACTTTACAAAATTTGAATATAGTAATTTAGAGGAATTTATTAATAAGGGAACAAATCCAATTTTGAATCAAAGATTTAGCGATATAAATGAATTAAAGAAGTCGTTTTTAAAAATTAAATCAAAATAA
- a CDS encoding SEC10/PgrA surface exclusion domain-containing protein, translating to MKKKTIKATVSAVSIATAFAGISVVQADEVTATQPNESTLSVESTTPSSTNIKQVDGVFVNNGVATVTKTPTAEVVEEARTIKEETDQLVSNQERALEDAKTSEAVAGSKVIEASVNLKNAEANKESATPEKIEKTKNEISEVKADIEKKETSLKDASDKVLEAEKERNQQSDVIKKDQDKISEQEKKVLTAEGAVATAQKNLDGTGASEIIAERDKAKSDVAEKESAESAAKEALENAINEDKNKAEELSKASADEITQLSASQVSAKQLADAKKVAEEAANALVKAQKEKETAQKVLDGTGVEEIVAERDTAKENLDAKAATENTAKQELDRAKEADDKKATALKNAKSVEADQIKKSQETAANLSSAEEKLKQAQENLKKAQENKVSAQSNLDASESQLAQTIVNRDSKANDLANKKNSKISAEAELKTAKENDAKKASDISTLTTKKKQEEAKVNETSNELASATSAAQEAKENKEKADQAVETLNKQISAIKNLTIPQLPQDVIDAYKTYLADDSDANKNALNDVIQKWFKDSKYDFGTALTEYSPEHQNIFIKEWSNKDIVLPIDDSVVDLDNLTDKQIEALSQYYALLANNLQDQVWGSHHYIVTEESVQGVKNIAKAYAEENKPYSTSHSDTALAKDGLDSIVWTGENMSYDNTLLGYGAYYSEAKETRKATMSQLYREVYDAVISFMTNDVHAYFGHMKLMIGQKAPTNIRAIGAANSFTPSGVGRMHFIEFKGQDAHLEYVKDEQTGEYHFVTVDDYYDKGIAKPLATPFDTSKMEDELTTAKAKQTAANTANDSAQKRLVKAKSENDSSTKTLKETTAKLDALKATPDQTPAATTKLEIATQNYNEAQTQFNKAQDALDQLNADIQSKRQALANAKDNLDQATTAEVKAKSDLEKAKVENQNANQNLKQTQKLVAELMSVPDQTPDAQKKYDNAKQLKEEAETRYIKAQTALDNLNADLQVKQKALETAKEELEKAKATDKTARNNLDEVTKIHERHLADLNTTRQTIARLNSISDKTPLAQKNLDEASRQLIAAKTRYAKAQSAVENLNADIQTKQKVLADARAELDKELKVLSDLKAEKATDEAELRNRQNKVEELKAKESQIKDEISKLNTHLGALETLLDHLENADTYLKKAKEAYENAVEEHRLALENVAREEAKLKSLLQDQLDATAQYEAVQLAYQNAHKQLTQYTKLSSETKSIGNQNEDHKIFDLKNEVGSQSDHYNYRGSVTGYNPQRSLPNTGSQNGFVLLGLGAMLMGLSGIKLRKKGE from the coding sequence ATGAAAAAGAAAACGATCAAAGCAACTGTATCTGCAGTATCAATAGCTACAGCTTTTGCGGGAATTTCTGTTGTACAAGCGGATGAAGTAACTGCAACTCAGCCAAATGAGTCAACATTAAGTGTTGAATCTACGACTCCTTCGTCTACAAATATAAAACAAGTAGACGGAGTATTTGTTAATAATGGGGTTGCAACTGTAACGAAAACGCCAACTGCAGAAGTTGTAGAAGAAGCTAGAACGATCAAGGAAGAAACGGATCAATTGGTTTCAAATCAAGAAAGAGCATTAGAAGATGCTAAGACTTCGGAAGCAGTCGCTGGATCAAAAGTTATCGAAGCAAGTGTTAACTTAAAGAATGCTGAGGCGAATAAAGAATCAGCTACGCCTGAAAAAATTGAAAAAACGAAGAATGAAATATCAGAAGTAAAAGCTGATATTGAAAAAAAGGAAACATCACTAAAAGATGCATCTGATAAAGTTCTAGAAGCTGAGAAAGAACGTAATCAGCAATCAGATGTTATTAAAAAAGATCAAGATAAAATTTCAGAGCAAGAAAAGAAAGTTTTGACAGCTGAGGGAGCAGTAGCAACAGCACAAAAAAATCTTGATGGCACTGGAGCATCGGAAATCATTGCTGAAAGAGACAAAGCAAAAAGTGATGTAGCTGAAAAAGAATCAGCAGAATCAGCAGCGAAAGAGGCTTTGGAAAATGCCATTAACGAAGACAAAAATAAAGCTGAAGAACTCAGTAAAGCTTCTGCTGATGAAATAACGCAACTTAGTGCTAGTCAAGTTTCTGCTAAACAATTAGCAGATGCTAAAAAGGTTGCAGAAGAAGCAGCAAATGCATTAGTGAAGGCTCAAAAAGAGAAAGAAACTGCTCAGAAGGTTTTAGACGGTACTGGCGTTGAAGAAATTGTAGCAGAACGTGATACTGCTAAGGAAAATTTAGATGCTAAAGCAGCAACTGAAAATACAGCCAAACAGGAACTCGATCGTGCTAAAGAAGCGGATGATAAAAAAGCTACTGCACTAAAAAATGCAAAGTCAGTTGAAGCAGATCAAATAAAGAAAAGTCAAGAAACTGCAGCAAACTTGTCATCTGCTGAGGAAAAACTAAAACAAGCACAAGAGAATTTAAAGAAAGCTCAAGAAAATAAGGTTTCAGCTCAAAGTAATCTTGATGCTTCTGAATCACAACTTGCCCAAACAATCGTAAATCGTGATAGCAAAGCAAATGATTTAGCAAATAAAAAAAATAGTAAGATTAGTGCAGAAGCAGAGCTCAAAACAGCTAAAGAAAATGATGCTAAGAAAGCTTCGGATATTTCCACTTTAACTACTAAGAAAAAACAAGAAGAGGCAAAAGTAAATGAAACTTCAAATGAGCTAGCGAGTGCAACATCAGCAGCTCAGGAAGCAAAAGAGAATAAAGAGAAGGCTGATCAAGCGGTTGAAACGCTCAATAAACAAATATCAGCAATTAAAAATCTCACTATTCCTCAATTGCCTCAAGATGTCATTGATGCTTACAAGACTTATCTTGCTGATGACTCAGACGCAAATAAAAATGCCTTAAACGACGTTATTCAAAAATGGTTCAAAGATAGCAAATATGATTTTGGAACTGCATTAACAGAATATTCCCCTGAACACCAAAATATATTCATAAAGGAATGGTCAAACAAGGATATTGTTTTGCCGATCGATGATTCAGTCGTAGATTTAGACAATTTAACTGACAAGCAAATTGAAGCTTTGAGCCAATATTATGCACTTCTCGCCAACAATCTGCAAGACCAAGTTTGGGGTAGTCATCATTATATTGTCACTGAAGAATCTGTTCAGGGTGTCAAAAACATTGCAAAAGCCTATGCTGAAGAAAATAAACCATATAGCACAAGTCACAGCGATACTGCTCTAGCGAAAGATGGATTAGATTCCATCGTATGGACTGGAGAAAATATGAGCTATGATAATACTTTGCTGGGTTATGGTGCGTATTATTCAGAAGCTAAAGAAACTCGTAAAGCAACAATGTCTCAATTGTATCGTGAGGTATATGATGCTGTAATTAGTTTTATGACAAATGATGTTCATGCTTATTTTGGACACATGAAACTTATGATTGGGCAGAAAGCTCCTACAAATATTCGGGCAATTGGAGCTGCAAATAGTTTCACACCAAGTGGTGTTGGACGCATGCACTTTATTGAATTCAAAGGTCAAGATGCACATCTTGAATATGTTAAAGATGAACAAACTGGTGAATACCATTTTGTAACTGTTGACGACTATTATGATAAAGGAATTGCTAAACCTCTAGCTACTCCATTTGATACTTCAAAAATGGAAGATGAATTAACAACTGCAAAAGCTAAACAGACTGCAGCAAATACGGCAAATGATTCTGCACAGAAACGTTTGGTAAAAGCTAAATCAGAAAATGATTCAAGTACAAAAACTCTCAAAGAAACGACAGCAAAATTAGATGCTTTGAAAGCTACTCCTGACCAAACACCTGCAGCTACTACTAAATTGGAAATCGCTACACAAAATTATAATGAAGCACAAACCCAATTTAATAAGGCTCAAGATGCACTTGATCAATTAAATGCTGATATTCAAAGCAAGCGTCAAGCTTTAGCAAATGCAAAAGATAATTTAGACCAGGCCACAACAGCAGAAGTAAAAGCTAAATCTGATCTTGAAAAAGCAAAAGTAGAAAATCAAAATGCAAATCAAAATCTGAAACAAACTCAAAAACTAGTAGCAGAATTAATGTCAGTTCCTGATCAAACTCCAGATGCACAGAAGAAATACGACAATGCAAAACAACTAAAAGAAGAAGCTGAAACAAGATATATCAAAGCTCAAACAGCTCTTGATAATTTAAATGCAGACCTTCAAGTTAAGCAAAAAGCATTAGAAACTGCAAAAGAGGAGCTTGAGAAAGCAAAAGCAACAGATAAGACTGCAAGAAACAATTTAGATGAAGTAACTAAAATTCATGAAAGACATTTGGCAGACTTAAATACTACACGTCAAACGATTGCTAGATTAAACTCAATCTCAGATAAGACACCTCTTGCACAAAAGAATTTAGATGAGGCTTCTCGACAATTGATTGCTGCCAAGACTCGTTATGCAAAAGCACAATCAGCAGTTGAAAATCTAAATGCAGATATTCAAACAAAACAAAAAGTTTTAGCAGATGCGCGTGCAGAATTGGATAAAGAACTTAAAGTACTTTCAGATCTTAAAGCTGAAAAAGCTACGGATGAAGCAGAACTCAGAAACCGTCAGAATAAAGTTGAAGAGTTAAAAGCTAAAGAAAGTCAAATTAAGGATGAAATTTCTAAATTAAATACTCACTTAGGTGCTTTAGAAACACTTTTAGATCATCTTGAAAATGCTGATACATATTTGAAGAAAGCAAAAGAAGCATATGAGAATGCAGTTGAAGAGCATCGTTTAGCACTTGAAAATGTAGCAAGAGAGGAAGCTAAACTTAAATCACTTCTACAAGATCAATTGGATGCAACTGCACAATATGAGGCTGTACAGCTTGCTTACCAAAACGCTCATAAACAACTGACGCAATATACGAAGTTATCAAGTGAAACTAAATCAATTGGAAACCAAAATGAAGATCATAAAATTTTTGATCTTAAAAATGAGGTTGGTTCTCAATCTGATCACTATAACTATCGAGGTTCAGTAACCGGATATAACCCTCAACGTTCGTTACCAAATACTGGTTCTCAAAATGGATTTGTATTACTTGGCTTAGGAGCGATGCTTATGGGACTATCTGGAATAAAATTGCGCAAAAAAGGTGAGTAA
- a CDS encoding helix-turn-helix domain-containing protein, with translation MSELQKYISKRIRILRTQSGMTQEQLEEKADLGTNYAYKLENLEPNIKISTLEKIIDALNVDLQTFFDLTLKEESTDLAQLIDTIKSLPEYKQNKVISAINTIINETK, from the coding sequence ATGTCAGAATTACAAAAGTATATAAGCAAACGAATACGGATTCTGCGGACCCAGTCAGGAATGACTCAGGAACAATTAGAAGAAAAAGCAGATCTTGGTACCAATTACGCGTATAAGTTAGAAAATTTAGAGCCCAATATAAAAATTAGTACTCTTGAGAAAATTATAGATGCGTTGAATGTTGACCTACAAACTTTTTTTGATTTAACACTTAAAGAAGAAAGTACTGACTTAGCACAGCTTATCGACACTATCAAATCTTTACCTGAGTACAAACAAAATAAAGTCATTTCAGCTATTAACACAATTATTAACGAGACAAAATAA
- the rhaD gene encoding rhamnulose-1-phosphate aldolase, with protein MTKFIDSPYVETMREVTYQSYLRYWDERNGGNVSCRLTAEEVSPYEDVHEVKSTHELGFDASALAGQYYLVTGTGRYFRNVTKQPLLDLGLVKISEDGQSYDIVWGFEDGGRPTSEFPSHLMSHIERLKVNPEQRVVFHCHPTNLIALTFTQDLDERYLSRLLWKMQAESLVVFPEGIGVIPYMTPGTTEIGKATAEKMADFSAVIWPHHGLFASGISLDETYGLVEVIEKAAMIYSQVGAQGGIIKQEITDQELKELANRFEVTPKEGFL; from the coding sequence ATGACTAAATTTATCGATTCACCCTATGTTGAAACCATGCGAGAAGTAACTTATCAATCTTACCTGCGATACTGGGATGAACGCAATGGTGGGAATGTTTCTTGCCGGTTGACTGCTGAAGAAGTGAGCCCTTATGAAGATGTGCATGAGGTCAAATCCACACATGAACTTGGTTTTGATGCTTCTGCTTTAGCAGGCCAATATTACCTCGTTACAGGCACTGGTCGCTATTTCCGCAATGTAACCAAACAACCTCTGCTTGATTTAGGATTGGTAAAAATTTCTGAAGATGGTCAAAGTTACGATATTGTTTGGGGATTTGAAGACGGTGGACGGCCAACCTCAGAGTTTCCAAGTCATTTGATGAGTCACATCGAACGCCTAAAAGTAAACCCTGAACAACGTGTTGTTTTCCATTGCCACCCGACCAACTTAATTGCATTGACTTTTACGCAAGACTTGGATGAACGTTACCTATCTCGTCTTTTATGGAAAATGCAGGCAGAGTCACTTGTTGTCTTTCCTGAAGGAATCGGAGTTATCCCTTATATGACTCCAGGCACAACAGAGATTGGAAAAGCGACGGCAGAAAAGATGGCAGATTTCTCAGCAGTCATCTGGCCACATCATGGACTCTTTGCTTCAGGTATCTCACTAGATGAAACCTATGGCTTGGTAGAGGTCATTGAAAAAGCAGCCATGATCTACAGCCAAGTAGGAGCCCAAGGTGGCATTATCAAGCAAGAAATCACCGACCAAGAGTTGAAAGAATTGGCCAATCGCTTTGAAGTAACACCTAAGGAAGGATTTTTATAA
- the rhaA gene encoding L-rhamnose isomerase translates to MKAEHITQAYQVAKERYAAIGVDTDAALKKLQAIKISMHCWQGDDVKGFMMPEGDLTGGIMSTGNYPGAAKTPDQLRQDLEKAFSLIPGQHKLNLHAIYLDTDEKVDLNEIEPKHFEKWVAWAKEQGLGLDFNPTFFSHPMMKDGFTLSHPDKEVRDYWIEHGKRSRKVAEYMGKELGQVCYNNFWVPDGFKDNPVDRLSPRKRLMESLDKIFADQVDETYTQDAVESKLFGLGAEAYTVGSHEFYMGYGLTRGKIILLDAGHFHPTEVISNKLSSLALFGKGIMLHVSRPVRWDSDHVVIMDDELQDIAKELVRNDLLDKAVIGLDFFDATINRIAAWVIGTRNTQKALLKALLEPTKDLKDMENSFDFTSRLAYTEELKDFPYADVWNYFCLQNDVPVGLDWLTNVRQYEEEVLSKRN, encoded by the coding sequence ATGAAAGCAGAACACATTACACAAGCCTATCAAGTTGCTAAAGAACGCTATGCAGCTATCGGAGTCGATACTGATGCCGCCTTGAAAAAACTACAAGCTATCAAAATTTCCATGCATTGCTGGCAGGGAGATGATGTCAAAGGATTCATGATGCCAGAAGGAGATTTGACTGGTGGTATCATGTCAACAGGAAATTACCCTGGTGCGGCCAAGACCCCAGATCAATTGCGTCAAGATTTGGAAAAAGCCTTTAGCCTCATTCCTGGCCAGCATAAACTCAACCTTCATGCCATCTATTTAGACACAGATGAAAAGGTGGATTTGAATGAAATTGAACCAAAACATTTTGAAAAATGGGTGGCGTGGGCAAAGGAACAAGGCTTAGGACTCGATTTTAACCCAACTTTCTTCTCGCATCCGATGATGAAAGACGGTTTTACTTTGTCCCATCCAGATAAGGAAGTTCGTGATTATTGGATTGAACATGGTAAACGCAGTCGCAAGGTTGCTGAGTACATGGGGAAAGAACTTGGTCAAGTTTGCTACAACAACTTTTGGGTACCAGATGGTTTCAAGGATAACCCAGTTGACCGACTTAGTCCTCGGAAACGCTTGATGGAATCCTTAGACAAAATTTTCGCTGATCAAGTGGATGAAACCTACACCCAAGATGCAGTAGAGAGCAAATTATTCGGACTTGGAGCCGAAGCCTATACCGTGGGCTCACACGAGTTTTATATGGGCTACGGCTTGACGCGTGGCAAAATAATCTTGTTAGATGCAGGACACTTTCATCCGACTGAAGTTATTTCAAACAAACTGTCTTCATTAGCACTTTTTGGGAAAGGAATTATGCTCCATGTATCCCGTCCTGTCCGTTGGGATTCTGACCATGTGGTTATTATGGATGATGAATTGCAAGATATCGCTAAAGAGTTGGTCCGTAATGATTTGTTGGACAAGGCAGTGATTGGCCTTGATTTCTTCGATGCGACTATTAACCGAATCGCTGCCTGGGTCATCGGTACTCGTAATACTCAGAAGGCACTCTTGAAAGCCCTTCTTGAGCCAACAAAAGATCTGAAAGACATGGAAAATAGCTTTGATTTTACTTCTCGCTTAGCCTACACAGAAGAGCTGAAAGATTTCCCATACGCAGATGTTTGGAATTATTTCTGCCTTCAAAACGATGTACCAGTTGGTCTTGATTGGTTGACAAATGTCCGCCAATATGAAGAAGAAGTGTTAAGCAAACGTAACTAG
- a CDS encoding AraC family transcriptional regulator, whose amino-acid sequence MNQLDQLLFAKTEHELLQEKRGFVADYLDIQSASNTPKLSQQFFFQNKDIFMSKHSRYAPYPEHTHQFLEINYVYKGHCRQRINDQIFDLKEGDILLMDMESRHSIEALGDDDILINILFQNKDVSINWLKQLQGENSLLYQLLLSDSSQHFNRNNFLLLPTEKNTPIRQILQEMMTEYFLPQDFSEQMLKHYLPLFCYHLARLLPTVEKTVDLQLEESTYAQVLKIIDREYATIGLAELAQRLNFNKNYLSNLVKTESGQTFTQLVNQRKLMKAQLLLKTTQLPIQEIALSVGFSNKTYFYDKYKETFGHGPKVERNFKS is encoded by the coding sequence ATGAATCAACTAGATCAACTATTATTTGCTAAAACGGAGCATGAATTACTTCAGGAGAAGAGAGGATTTGTGGCAGATTATTTGGATATCCAGTCTGCGAGTAACACTCCTAAACTTTCTCAACAATTCTTCTTTCAAAACAAAGATATTTTCATGAGCAAACACAGTCGTTACGCACCTTACCCAGAACATACCCATCAATTTTTAGAGATTAATTATGTCTATAAAGGCCATTGCCGCCAACGCATCAACGACCAGATCTTTGACTTAAAAGAAGGAGATATTCTTCTCATGGATATGGAGAGTCGGCATTCGATTGAGGCGCTAGGAGATGACGATATTCTGATCAATATTCTATTCCAAAATAAGGATGTTTCAATTAACTGGCTCAAGCAACTCCAAGGTGAAAATAGTCTTCTCTACCAGCTTTTACTATCGGACTCTTCCCAGCATTTCAATCGGAATAACTTTCTACTTCTACCTACCGAGAAAAATACCCCTATCCGCCAGATCTTACAAGAAATGATGACAGAGTATTTTTTACCACAGGATTTTTCAGAACAAATGTTAAAACATTACCTGCCCCTCTTTTGCTATCACTTAGCACGGCTATTGCCAACTGTTGAAAAGACCGTGGATTTGCAATTAGAGGAGTCAACCTATGCTCAGGTACTAAAGATTATTGACCGTGAATATGCCACGATTGGATTAGCTGAGCTGGCTCAACGCTTAAATTTTAATAAAAACTATTTGAGCAATCTGGTCAAGACGGAATCTGGTCAAACCTTTACACAATTAGTGAATCAACGCAAACTGATGAAGGCTCAACTATTATTAAAGACAACGCAATTACCTATCCAAGAAATCGCCCTCAGCGTTGGTTTCAGTAATAAAACCTACTTTTACGACAAATACAAAGAAACCTTCGGCCATGGACCGAAGGTGGAGAGAAATTTCAAGTCATAA